TTGGCGGCGGCCCAGCAGTTCGAGCGAACTGCGCGTAAATCTGTGCTTGGGGATCACGCTCAAGGACATCAAGCGGAACCACTCCAGCTCATTGTCCTGATAACGACAAACCCCCATCTGCCAGCTGTTTCCAGCCGTGCAAATGGAGGCGTCTACCGTGCCCAGGGCACGCCGCAGGTTGAAGCGGCGCACCCCGAACAGGCACAGTGAAATGATCAGCAACGTAAACGCCGTTGCCAAGGCGATGAACGGAATAAGGGAATCGTCCATCAAGGTCGTGCTATCGGGTCCCCGCTGTAGCCGCTTCGCCCAATTTGGCGTTGTCAGCAACAATGACCACGCGATCGTTGTCAACGGAGAAGAATCCGCCGTCGACCACTACCGCGATACGGTCACCGGAAACCGGCTGGATTGCCAGCTCGCCCTCGGCCAGGATGGCCAGAAGGGGCGAGTGGCCCGGCAGGATTCCGATTTCACCATCGCTGGTGCGGGCCTTCACCATCTTGGCCGCGCCGGACCACACGAAGTGGTCCGCTGCGACAATCTCAACCTCAAGCTCAGCCATACTACTTGGTCTGTTCCTGGATCTTGGCCCACTGGCGCTCGACGTCATCCAGGCCGCCGACGTTGAAGAACGCCTGCTCTGCAATGTGGTCCAGCTCGCCGTCGCAGATAGCCGTGAAGCCTTCAACGGTGTCCTTGATGGACACGGTGGAGCCCTCGACGCCCGTGAACTGCTTGGCGGTGTAGGTGTTCTGGGAGAGGAACTGCTGGATACGACGTGCACGCGACACGACGATCTTGTCCTCTTCAGACAGTTCGTCAACACCGAGGATGGCGATGATGTCCTGGAGTTCCTTGTTCTTCTGCAGGATCTGCTTAACACGGACTGCCGTGTTGTAGTGGTCCTTGCCGATGTACTGGGGATCCAGGATGCGGGAGGTCGACGTCAGCGGGTCAACGGCCGGGTACAGACCACGGGATGCGATTTCACGGGAAAGTTCCGTGGTCGCGTCGAGGTGTGCGAAGGTCGTGGCCGGGGCCGGGTCGGTGTAGTCATCAGCCGGCACGTAGATGGCCTGCATCGACGTGATGGAGTGACCCTTGGTGGAGGTGATGCGCTCCTGAAGGAGGCCCATCTCGTCAGCAAGGTTGGGCTGGTAGCCCACAGCGGACGGCATGCGGCCGAGCAGCGTGGAAACTTCCGAGCCTGCCTGGGTGAAGCGGAAGATGTTGTCGATGAAGAGCAACACGTCCTGGTTCTGCACATCGCGGAAGTACTCCGCCATGGTCAGGGCCGACAGGGCCACGCGCAGACGCGTTCCCGGCGGCTCATCCATCTGGCCGAATACAAGAGCGGTGTCCTTGAGGACGCCTGCCTCTTCCATTTCAACCCAGAGGTCGTTACCTTCACGGGTACGCTCGCCGACACCGGCGAATACGGAAGTACCACCGAAGTTACGGGCAACACGGGTGATCATTTCCTGGATCAGAACGGTCTTGCCAACGCCGGCGCCGCCGAACAGGCCGATCTTTCCACCCTTGATGTACGGGGTGAGAAGGTCGATGACCTTGATACCGGTCTCGAGCATCTCCGTGGAGCCCTCGAGGGAGGCGAAGGCCGGAGCCTTGCGGTGGATCGGCCAGTAAGCGTCAGCCTTGATCTCGGACTCTTCGACGTCCAGCGGCTTGCCGAGAACGTTGAAGATGTGGCCCTTGACGCCGTCACCGACGGGCACGGAGATCGGAGCGCCGGAGTCCTGCACGGTGGTACCGCGGACGAGTCCGTCGGTTGCCTGCAGGGAGATGGCGCGGACGAGGTTGTCACCCAGGTGCTGGGAGGTCTCGAACGTGATGGTCTTCGTCTGGCCGTTGAGAGTGATCTCAGTGGTCAGAGCGTTGTAAATCGAGGGGATTGCGTCAGCCGGGAATTCGACGTCGACAACCGGACCAATAACACGGGCAATGCGGCCGGTGGCACCGGCCGTTGCTACGTGTTCGGTAGCAGTGGCAGTCATCTCTCTCACTTCACTCAGTAGATGGCGTGGGGTTAAGTTTATCTGTTTGTTGCAGGTGCGGCTTTGAACCGACTCCGGTGCAGGCTAGGAC
Above is a genomic segment from Arthrobacter sp. YN containing:
- the atpD gene encoding F0F1 ATP synthase subunit beta encodes the protein MTATATEHVATAGATGRIARVIGPVVDVEFPADAIPSIYNALTTEITLNGQTKTITFETSQHLGDNLVRAISLQATDGLVRGTTVQDSGAPISVPVGDGVKGHIFNVLGKPLDVEESEIKADAYWPIHRKAPAFASLEGSTEMLETGIKVIDLLTPYIKGGKIGLFGGAGVGKTVLIQEMITRVARNFGGTSVFAGVGERTREGNDLWVEMEEAGVLKDTALVFGQMDEPPGTRLRVALSALTMAEYFRDVQNQDVLLFIDNIFRFTQAGSEVSTLLGRMPSAVGYQPNLADEMGLLQERITSTKGHSITSMQAIYVPADDYTDPAPATTFAHLDATTELSREIASRGLYPAVDPLTSTSRILDPQYIGKDHYNTAVRVKQILQKNKELQDIIAILGVDELSEEDKIVVSRARRIQQFLSQNTYTAKQFTGVEGSTVSIKDTVEGFTAICDGELDHIAEQAFFNVGGLDDVERQWAKIQEQTK
- a CDS encoding F0F1 ATP synthase subunit epsilon is translated as MAELEVEIVAADHFVWSGAAKMVKARTSDGEIGILPGHSPLLAILAEGELAIQPVSGDRIAVVVDGGFFSVDNDRVVIVADNAKLGEAATAGTR
- a CDS encoding DUF2550 domain-containing protein produces the protein MDDSLIPFIALATAFTLLIISLCLFGVRRFNLRRALGTVDASICTAGNSWQMGVCRYQDNELEWFRLMSLSVIPKHRFTRSSLELLGRRQPTEDELVRVQPGVVVVELQYEGKKFMLAMNFDAYAGLSSWLEAGPVIGVGTWR